A DNA window from Myxocyprinus asiaticus isolate MX2 ecotype Aquarium Trade chromosome 45, UBuf_Myxa_2, whole genome shotgun sequence contains the following coding sequences:
- the LOC127435304 gene encoding smoothened homolog, translating into MSSKRICSIVGCFWMLWICAATSTVARAVILHTNETVFNDFCKKTTTCEVLKYNTCLGSPLPYTHTSLILAEDSETQEEALDKLAMWSGLRNAPRCWAVIQPLLCAIYMPKCENGKVELPSQHLCQATRKPCSIVEQERGWPSFLKCENKDNFPKGCQNEVQKIKFNTSGQCEAPLVKTDIQASWYKDVEGCGIQCNNPLFTEDEHSDMHSYIAIFGSLTLLCTFFTLATFLADWKNSNRYPAVILFYVNACFFIGSIGWLAQFMDGARKEIVCKSDDTMRLGEPSSTETLSCVIIFVLVYYSLMSGVIWFVMLTYAWHTSFKALGTTHQPLSGKTSYFHLVTWSIPFILTVAILAIAEVDGDSVSGICFVGYKNYRYRAGFVLAPIGVVLVIGGYFLIRGVMTLFSIKSNHPGLLSEKAASKINETMLRLGIFGFLAFGFVLITFGCHFYDFFNQAEWEKSFREYVLCEANVTIAHQTNKPIPECAIKNRPSLLVEKINLFSMFGTGIAMSTWVWTKATILIWKRTWCRIVGRSDDEPKRIKKSKMIAKAFSKRKELQKDPEKELSFSMHTVSHEGPVAGINFDLNEPSMEMSSAWAQHVTKMVARRGAILPQDISVTPTGTPVPQPEERNRLWMVEAEISPEMMKRKKKKKKRKKEAHPMGPTVDEGNHSYPRREFGTSAVPRLPKLPGHRSLVANLWEQQQQHHEEQHVLPGAYPEFWPSCPLPYQERRYGGLGYLPSNSCNKPSSLPVANPLMLRDSMQHDSSGFQQSSWQPNGVFRHLEQESCVMDGGRTAIVPQADGRRGVPIHSRTNLMEAELMDADSDF; encoded by the exons ATGTCCTCCAAGCGCATCTGCTCCATTGTTGGATGTTTTTGGATGCTTTGGATCTGTGCAGCCACCTCTACGGTCGCTCGGGCGGTCATCTTGCACACAAATGAAACGGTGTTCAACGACTTCTGTAAGAAAACGACGACTTGCGAAGTGTTGAAATACAATACGTGTCTGGGGTCACCTTTGCCTTACACGCACACGTCTCTGATTCTGGCTGAAGATTCAGAAACTCAGGAGGAAGCTTTGGATAAACTGGCCATGTGGTCTG GGCTGAGAAATGCTCCTCGCTGTTGGGCGGTCATTCAGCCACTGCTGTGTGCCATTTACATGCCAAAGTGTGAGAATGGAAAGGTGGAACTGCCCAGCCAACACCTGTGCCAAGCTACACGCAAACCTTGCAGTATTGTTGAGCAGGAGAGGGGCTGGCCCAGCTTCCTCAAGTGTGAAAATAAGGACAATTTCCCTAAAGGATGCCAG AACGAGGTCCAGAAGATCAAGTTCAATACATCAGGACAGTGTGAGGCTCCTTTGGTCAAAACCGATATCCAGGCAAGCTGGTACAAGGATGTGGAAGGCTGTGGGATACAGTGCAACAATCCCTTGTTTACAGAGGATGAGCACTCTGACATGCACAGCTACATCGCCATCTTTGGCTCCCTCACTCTCCTCTGTACCTTCTTCACACTG GCCACATTTCTTGCAGACTGGAAGAATTCTAATCGTTACCCTGCTGTCATCCTGTTTTATGTCAACGCATGCTTCTTTATTGGAAGTATTGGATGGCTCGCTCAGTTCATGGATGGAGCCCGCAAGGAGATCGTGTGCAAAAGTGACGACACCATGCGGCTTGGAGAGCCATC GTCTACTGAGACACTATCATGTGTGATTATCTTCGTCCTTGTGTATTACTCTCTTATGTCTGGGGTCATTTGGTTTGTTATGCTCACCTATGCCTGGCACACATCATTCAAAGCCCTGGGCACCACCCACCAGCCTCTGTCTGGAAAAACCTCTTATTTCCACCTGGTCACATGGTCCATTCCTTTCATACTGACAGTTGCCATACTGGCCATTGCGGAG GTGGATGGCGATTCTGTTAGTGGCATTTGCTTTGTCGGCTATAAGAACTACAGATATCGTGCAGGGTTTGTTCTGGCTCCCATCGGGGTGGTCCTTGTCATAGGCGGGTATTTCCTGATACGAG GGGTCATGACATTGTTTTCCATTAAGAGTAATCATCCGGGCCTACTTAGTGAAAAAGCTGCCAGTAAAATCAACGAGACCATGCTGAGGCTTG GTATATTTGGATTCTTGGCCTTtggttttgttttaattacttttGGCTGCCATTTCTATGACTTTTTTAATCAAGCCGAGTGGGAGAAAAGCTTCAGGGAATATGTACT ATGTGAGGCTAACGTCACCATAGCTCATCAGACCAACAAGCCAATCCCAGAGTGTGCCATCAAGAACAGGCCCAGTCTGCTGGTGGAGAAGATCAACCTTTTCTCAATGTTCGGCACGGGCATTGCAATGAGCACATGGGTTTGGACGAAGGCCACCATCCTCATCTGGAAACGCACGTGGTGCAG AATCGTTGGACGTAGTGATGATGAGCCGAAACGCATcaaaaagagtaaaatgatcgCCAAGGCATTCTCAAAGAGAAAAGAACTGCAGAAAGATCCAGAGAAAGAGCTGTCCTTCAGCATGCACACTGTCTCTCATGAGGGACCTGTGG CGGGTATTAACTTTGACCTGAATGAGCCATCCATGGAAATGTCTTCTGCATGGGCTCAACATGTGACTAAGATGGTGGCTAGAAGAGGGGCAATCTTACCGCAAGACATCTCAGTGACGCCCACTGGAACACCTG TTCCACAACCAGAGGAGAGGAACAGGCTCTGGATGGTTGAAGCAGAAATTTCCCCTGAAATGatgaaaagaaagaagaagaagaaaaagagaaagaaggaGGCACATCCAATGGGACCAACAGTGGATGAAGGGAATCATTCCTACCCTCGCAGGGAGTTTGGCACCAGTGCAGTGCCACGCCTCCCAAAGCTGCCCGGTCACCGGAGTCTGGTGGCTAACCTGTGGGAACAGCAGCAACAACACCATGAAGAACAGCACGTGCTCCCTGGGGCCTATCCAGAATTCTGGCCTTCCTGTCCGCTTCCCTACCAGGAGAGGAGGTACGGTGGGCTAGGATACCTTCCCTCCAACTCGTGCAATAAACCCTCTAGTCTCCCGGTTGCCAATCCCCTGATGCTAAGGGACAGCATGCAACATGACTCAAGTGGCTTCCAACAATCATCATGGCAACCAAATGGGGTTTTCCGCCACCTTGAGCAGGAGTCTTGTGTGATGGATGGTGGTAGGACTGCCATTGTGCCACAAGCGGATGGCAGGAGGGGTGTACCAATACACTCCAGAACCAATCTTATGGAGGCTGAGTTAATGGATGCAGACTCTGATTTTTAA